In Vespula vulgaris chromosome 7, iyVesVulg1.1, whole genome shotgun sequence, a single window of DNA contains:
- the LOC127065239 gene encoding uncharacterized protein LOC127065239 — protein sequence MLQDNLNNIIAVFLFFAVHANCVPKYDDRGFIPSSITYMEKVGKAQDQVAMPSQAEVRTDTSTKHGETTINDISDRNQEARFGFTNIGSSGSGYAISPYAPAKIDLGGLLLGAIIGVGSILIIPKLLYVLSGTYGNYARSEENGFAQSMTKLDDALARHGIDTTSCMQRAVCTYSQQAAAAIKVADEENEDEKISSFDRMIDAITTNQVFRTAMQGTAIQEAVEAGHSGKNCSYSYPHCGFSLETMLSLLSNVITAVSTANARAASSTASSLL from the exons ATGTTGcaagataatttaaataatatcatagcagtcttcttattttttgcgGTCCATGCTAATTGTGTTCCCAAATATGACGACAGAgg TTTTATACCAAGTTCGATAACTTACATGGAAAAAGTTGGAAAGGCACAGGATCAAGTGGCGATGCCATCCCAAGCCGAAGTTCGGACTGATACATCAACGAAACACGGGGAGACTACGATCAATGATATCTCGGATCGTAATCAAGAAGCTCGATTTGGTTTCACTAATATTGGAAGTTCTGGCTCT GGTTACGCTATATCACCGTACGCTCCAGCAAAAATAGACTTGGGTGGACTTTTGTTAGGTGCTATTATAGGAGTTGGTTCCATTCttattattccaaaattattatacgttcTGTCAGGTACCTATGGAAATTATGCGAGaa GCGAAGAAAATGGTTTTGCTCAATCGATGACAAAATTAGACGACGCATTGGCTCGTCACGGTATAGATACAACATCTTGTATGCAACGAGCCGTTTGTACTTATTCACAGCAAGCTGCTGCAGCTATAAAAGTAGCCGACGAGGaaaacgaagatgaaaaaatatcttctttcgatAGAATGATAGATGCGATCACGACAAATCAAGTTTTTCGAACAGCTATGCAAGGGACAGCGATACAAGAGGCGGTAGAAGCAGGTCATTCTGGTAAAAATTGTTCGTATTCTTATCCTCATTGTGGTTTCTCTTTGGAAACTATGCTGTCACTTTTATCAAACGTTATAACGGCTGTCTCAACGGCGAACGCACGAGCTGCGTCGTCTACAGCATCTTCGTTGCTATAA
- the LOC127065231 gene encoding transmembrane protein 8B-like produces the protein MPLNLIVLLIWSFTIQEGSCVKLKRIASQPFNVLDDFYGYRYISIVHFDVPEYSITAGFKFMIKEEKIGGIGKCSPRNVSLYLKSGSLPLVRPDGSIIEAKLMKRRRKYYALNMQSNGDEHMINIESPIPGDWYIIAFRSWTDPNSDKIKQQGLGASCDTVLDAELLIEMPSMVSLIDFNNVYEIKLNKSKNTFVGYIFMPNDLLNVVLVLNQSYKNNCKFAIHVIAQDYLIDRIVNDTNVLVSFKPYSKALHYVMLRLISGNMTKISLRFKNDTSFVDSTQVKSISLIRKSLPEFFVFEYKHRGENDTKSIPFNLTSDGLTVLDFEIARVYDIGGTLTVNINMLDDNKKDQKNIFVVACITLGYYSNITAGGSCIRSRNITGADIYVNETTPASIHIPFPETGRWYVSLKSFCVDGKCNCAKDCLNGTICKECKCMKPCSVQVESSISSLPCIEGHCNSHGKCMHYMSGGFVFSACYCTEGYRGFDCADDTYVLGNKDILIRLLMLTISNLAFIGSIYLAICREYFTEAIVYTAVMLFSIFYHACETGEEVYSICIMRLSVLQFCDFFNALLSIWVTLVAMASFGPKLTAFFQITGAIVLAMSSEMDRTALWVFLLPAITGSSLVGLSWGLTCKRRKTVWYPSRVYRTVFFPAGLLIVSLGLVCYAFLQTRSNYHIVHSLWHICVAVAVMFLLPKRHYMK, from the exons ATGCcattaaatttaatcgttCTATTAATATGGAGTTTTACGATACAAGAAGGATCATGTGTCAAATTAAAGAGAATAGCTTCACAACCGTTCAACGTATTGGACGATTTCTATGGTTATCGGTATATTTCGATCGTTCATTTCGATGTACCAGAGTATTCGATTACCGCGGGATTCAA atttatgataaaagaagaaaaaatcggcGGAATAGGTAAATGTTCTCCGAGAAATGTTTCATTGTATTTGAAATCCGGTAGTCTACCATTAGTTCGTCCAGACGGATCGATTATCGAGGCAAAACTCATGAAACGAAGACGCAAATACTATGCTTTAAATATGCAAAGCAATGGTGACGAGCATATGATCAATATCGAATCTCCAATACCCGGTGACTGGTACATAATTGCTTTTCGATCTTGGACCGATCCTAATAGCGACAAGATCAAGCAACAAg gTCTTGGTGCATCATGTGATACTGTACTCGATGCTGAGTTGTTAATAGAGATGCCATCTATGGTATCCttaatagattttaataacgtatatgaaattaaattaaacaaaagtaaaaatactTTTGTAGGATACATTTTTATGCCAAACGATTTACTAAACGTAGTACTTGTATTGAACCAATCTTATAAAAACAATTGTAAATTTGCAATTCATGTTATTGCTCAAGATTATCTTATAGACAGAATTGTTAATGACACTAACGTTTTGGTCTCTTTCAAACCTTATTCAAAAGCATTACATTACGTTATGTTACGTTTAATATCCGGAAATATGACGAAAATTTCTTTACGTTTCAAAAACGATACTTCATTCGTCGACTCCACTCAAGTTAAAAGCATAAGTCTGATAAGAAAATCATTACCGGAGTTCTTTGTTTTCGAGTACAAACATCGAGGTGAAAACGATACGAAATCTATACCTTTCAATTTAACCAGCGATGGTCTTACCGTCCTTGACTTCGAGATTGCTCGTGTCTACGATATTGGTGGTACATTGACAGTGAACATAAATATGCTTGACGATAATAAGAAGGATCAAAAGAACATTTTCGTCGTAGCTTGTATTACCTTGG GATATTACTCAAATATCACAGCCGGTGGAAGTTGCATACGGTCACGGAACATAACTGGGgcagatatatatgtgaacGAGACAACTCCGGCTTCTATTCATATACCATTCCCCGAAACTGGAAGGTGGTACGTCagtttaaaatcattttgcGTCGATGGAAAATGTAATTGCGCTAAGGATTGTTTGAACGGTACCATTTGTAAAGAATGCAAATGTATGAAACCGTGTTCCGTTCAAGTAGAGAGCAGTATATCTTCGTTGCCTTGCATCGAAGGCCATTGTAATTCACATGGCAAATGTATGCACTATATGAGCGGTGGTTTCGTTTTTTCAGCGTGTTACTGTACCGAAGGATATCGTGGTTTTGATTGTGCCGATGATACTTACGTTCTCGGCAATAAAGACATACTCATACGTTTGCTGATGTTAACTATCAGCAATCTTGCTTTTATTGGTTCGATATATCTGGCGATATGTCGAGAATATTTTACAGAAGCAATTGTTTACACTGCTGTTATGCTCTTCTCGATATTTTATCATGCTTGCGAAACTGGAGAGGAAGTTTACAGTATTTGTATAATGCGATTGAGCGTATTACAATTTTGTGACTTCTTCAACGCTCTTCTTTCGATTTGGGTTACGTTAGTAGCTATGGCCTCCTTTGGACCAAAGCTCACAGCATTTTTCCAAATCACGGGTGCTATTGTTCTTGCTATGAGCTCAGAAATGGATCGTACCGCACTCTGGGTATTCCTTTTACCCGCCATTACTGGATCTTCTCTAGTTGGACTTTCTTGGGGACTAacatgtaaaagaagaaaaactgtTTGGTATCCTTCGCGCGTGTACAG AACTGTCTTCTTTCCGGCGGGCCTTCTCATAGTCTCTTTGGGTCTTGTTTGTTACGCCTTTTTACAAACACGTAGTAATTATCACATTGTCCATAGTTTATGGCATATTTGCGTGGCTGTTGCGGTTATGTTTTTATTGCCAAAAAGACATTACATGAAGTAA